Proteins encoded together in one Cellulomonas gilvus ATCC 13127 window:
- a CDS encoding aldo/keto reductase has translation MTTTLTLSDGMRMPAVGFGVYKVADEAAGPAVATALEAGYRLVDTATLYGNERGVGRAVRDSGLDRDDVFVTTKLWNDAHGPDAARAAFEQSVERLGLGAPDLYLIHWPVPSRDLYASTWRTLIQLRDEGRVRSVGVSNFQPAHIARIVDDSGEVPVVNQVELHPYLQQRELRALHAELGIITQAWSPLGRGAVLTDPVIGDIARSHGVSPAQVVLRWHLDLNVAVIPKSVTPARIRQNRDLAGFELSDDDHARIADLDRDERTGSHPDLVA, from the coding sequence GTGACCACGACCCTCACCCTCTCCGACGGGATGCGGATGCCCGCCGTCGGCTTCGGCGTCTACAAGGTGGCGGACGAGGCCGCCGGACCCGCGGTCGCGACCGCGCTCGAGGCGGGCTACCGCCTGGTCGACACCGCGACGCTCTACGGCAACGAGCGCGGGGTCGGCCGTGCGGTGCGGGACAGCGGCCTGGACCGGGACGACGTGTTCGTCACGACCAAGCTGTGGAACGACGCGCACGGCCCGGACGCCGCGCGGGCCGCGTTCGAGCAGTCGGTCGAACGGCTCGGTCTGGGCGCACCCGATCTGTACCTGATCCACTGGCCGGTGCCGTCGCGGGACCTGTACGCATCGACGTGGCGCACGCTGATCCAGCTGCGTGACGAGGGGCGTGTGCGTTCGGTGGGCGTGTCGAACTTCCAGCCCGCGCACATCGCGCGCATCGTCGACGACTCGGGTGAGGTGCCCGTGGTCAACCAGGTGGAGCTCCACCCGTACCTGCAGCAGCGTGAGCTGCGTGCGCTGCACGCCGAGCTCGGCATCATCACGCAGGCCTGGTCGCCGCTCGGACGCGGTGCCGTGCTGACCGACCCGGTCATCGGCGACATCGCCCGGTCGCACGGCGTCAGCCCGGCACAGGTGGTGCTGCGCTGGCACCTGGACCTCAACGTGGCCGTCATCCCGAAGTCGGTCACGCCGGCACGCATCCGCCAGAACCGGGACCTGGCCGGGTTCGAGCTGTCCGACGACGACCACGCGCGCATCGCGGACCTCGACCGCGACGAGCGCACGGGTTCGCACCCCGACCTGGTCGCCTGA
- a CDS encoding YciI family protein, producing MPTYAVRYTYDERAEVRDRVRPEHRAYLAGLADAGALRGSGPFPDGPPGALLVFEVADEAALRRLLDDDPFAREGLVAATEIRRWDVVIGPWSA from the coding sequence ATGCCCACCTACGCCGTCCGCTACACGTACGACGAGCGCGCGGAGGTCCGTGACCGCGTGCGGCCCGAGCACCGCGCCTACCTCGCCGGCCTGGCCGACGCGGGCGCCCTGCGCGGCTCCGGGCCCTTCCCGGACGGTCCCCCTGGGGCGCTCCTCGTGTTCGAGGTCGCCGACGAGGCCGCACTCCGGCGCCTGCTCGACGACGACCCGTTCGCCCGCGAAGGCCTCGTCGCCGCGACCGAGATCCGCCGCTGGGACGTCGTGATCGGGCCCTGGTCGGCCTGA
- a CDS encoding acyl-CoA dehydrogenase family protein, whose product MPRELRTLLTDELLERVHARAAGHDRDNTFPHEDLADLAAAGYLQAFVPERLGGAGLTLEEVSREQVRLAAAAPATALAVNMHLVVTGLAALLVGRGDDSVEFVLRDAAAGEVFAFGNSEAGNDLVMFGSRTRAERQPDGGYRFTGTKIFTSLSPVWTRLATFGLDEDDPDGPRLVHAVVGRAGVTTKDDWDTLGMRATQSATTVLDGAYAAPEHVYRRLPPGPSADPFIFALFAVFEVLLGAVYTGIGRRAVELAVASARRQTSFKNDGRAYAQDPDIRWRIADAGLLQDGAELQVFALARDVDERADHGARWFAQLVGLKVRATESARQVVELALRASGGGSYFTGNELGRLYRDVLAGIFHPSDDESAHATVAASLLGPPD is encoded by the coding sequence ATGCCGCGCGAGCTGCGGACCCTCCTGACCGACGAGCTGCTCGAGCGCGTGCACGCACGTGCCGCGGGCCACGACCGGGACAACACGTTCCCGCACGAGGACCTCGCGGACCTGGCCGCGGCGGGGTACCTCCAGGCGTTCGTCCCGGAGCGACTCGGCGGTGCGGGCCTCACGCTCGAGGAGGTGAGCCGCGAGCAGGTACGACTCGCGGCCGCCGCGCCCGCGACCGCGCTCGCCGTGAACATGCACCTGGTGGTCACGGGGCTCGCGGCGCTGCTCGTCGGCCGGGGCGACGACTCGGTCGAGTTCGTGCTGCGCGACGCGGCCGCGGGCGAGGTGTTCGCGTTCGGCAACTCCGAGGCGGGCAACGACCTGGTGATGTTCGGGTCGCGCACCCGGGCCGAGCGTCAGCCGGACGGCGGCTACCGGTTCACGGGGACCAAGATCTTCACGTCGCTGTCACCGGTGTGGACGCGCCTGGCGACGTTCGGCCTGGACGAGGACGACCCGGACGGTCCCCGGCTGGTGCACGCCGTCGTCGGACGCGCCGGCGTGACGACGAAGGACGACTGGGACACGCTCGGCATGCGCGCCACGCAGTCCGCGACCACGGTGCTGGACGGCGCGTACGCGGCGCCGGAGCACGTGTACCGCAGGCTGCCGCCGGGGCCGTCGGCGGACCCGTTCATCTTCGCGCTGTTCGCGGTGTTCGAGGTGCTGCTCGGCGCGGTGTACACGGGGATCGGGCGCCGCGCGGTGGAGCTCGCGGTCGCGAGCGCGCGTCGTCAGACCTCGTTCAAGAACGACGGGCGCGCGTACGCGCAGGACCCCGACATCCGCTGGCGGATCGCGGACGCGGGGCTCCTGCAGGACGGTGCCGAGCTCCAGGTGTTCGCGCTCGCCCGCGACGTCGACGAGCGGGCCGACCACGGTGCCCGCTGGTTCGCGCAGCTCGTCGGGCTCAAGGTCCGCGCGACCGAGTCCGCGCGGCAGGTGGTCGAGCTCGCGCTGCGCGCGTCGGGCGGCGGCAGCTACTTCACGGGCAACGAGCTCGGACGGCTGTACCGGGACGTGCTCGCCGGCATCTTCCACCCGTCCGACGACGAGTCGGCGCACGCGACCGTGGCGGCCTCGCTCCTGGGCCCGCCGGACTGA
- a CDS encoding glycoside hydrolase family 15 protein, giving the protein MTNDAAAPPSAAPISEYAVLGDGRTAALVSLRGSVDWLCLPHFDAPACFAALVGTREHGHWLLTVPDATEVTRRYVDDSFVLETTYVSPTGTAVVTETMPLADGRADLVRRITCTSGRVEVRHEWVVRFGYGAVQPWVMRVDDHGEEAIRAVAGPDSVLLRGSRLPRASDHHHVDEFVLHEQESVDLSLTWIPSWAPVPPVLTVLGRIDSTRIAWGLWARDATYQGPHREAVVRSLLVLRLLTDFETGGIAAAVTTSLPEDFGGERNWDYRYCWLRDAALTIEALLEQGFRDETRQWRDWLLRAVAGDPGDLQIMYRLDGGRDLPERTLDHLPGYAGSRPVRIGNAAVGQVQNDVLGEVMCALEAARDAGLAETRDSWSLQCHLLEELLRSWHLPDRGIWEVRGEPRHFVHSKMMAWAAVDRAVRAVEVHGLPGPVERWRAARDEIHADVLEHGWDPGRGTFTQSYGSAHTDAALLQMVQIGFLPPDDARVLATVRTIREELEIAPGLLLRYRTDRTDDGLAGTENAFLACSFWLADALARTRQVEEAGAVLDVAVGLANDVGLLAEQYDPVGGRMAGNVPQALSHLALVRAAHSHAQAHAVAAAQTSGSAR; this is encoded by the coding sequence ATGACGAACGATGCCGCCGCTCCCCCGTCCGCAGCGCCGATCTCGGAGTACGCCGTGCTGGGCGACGGCCGCACCGCGGCCCTCGTCTCGCTCAGGGGTTCGGTCGACTGGCTGTGCCTCCCCCACTTCGACGCTCCCGCATGCTTCGCGGCGCTCGTCGGGACGCGCGAGCACGGGCACTGGCTGCTCACGGTGCCCGACGCGACCGAGGTCACGCGCCGCTACGTCGACGACTCGTTCGTCCTCGAGACCACGTACGTGTCGCCCACAGGCACCGCGGTCGTGACCGAGACCATGCCGCTCGCGGACGGCCGCGCCGACCTGGTCCGCCGCATCACGTGCACGAGCGGACGCGTCGAGGTGCGCCACGAATGGGTCGTGCGCTTCGGCTACGGCGCGGTGCAGCCGTGGGTGATGCGCGTCGACGACCACGGCGAAGAGGCGATCCGCGCCGTCGCCGGCCCGGACTCGGTCCTGCTGCGCGGCTCGCGGCTGCCCCGCGCGAGCGACCACCACCACGTCGACGAGTTCGTCCTGCACGAGCAGGAGAGCGTCGACCTCTCGCTCACGTGGATCCCGTCCTGGGCGCCCGTCCCGCCCGTGCTCACGGTGCTCGGGCGCATCGACTCGACGCGGATCGCGTGGGGGTTGTGGGCGCGCGACGCCACGTATCAGGGTCCGCACCGCGAGGCCGTGGTGCGCTCGCTCCTGGTGCTGCGGCTCCTCACCGACTTCGAGACGGGCGGGATCGCTGCCGCGGTCACCACGTCGCTGCCCGAGGACTTCGGCGGCGAACGGAACTGGGACTACCGCTACTGCTGGCTCCGGGATGCGGCGCTGACCATCGAGGCACTGCTCGAGCAGGGCTTCCGGGACGAGACGCGCCAGTGGCGCGACTGGCTGCTGCGGGCTGTCGCGGGCGACCCGGGCGACCTGCAGATCATGTACCGCCTCGACGGCGGCCGTGACCTGCCCGAGCGCACGCTGGACCACCTGCCGGGCTACGCGGGGTCCCGTCCGGTGCGGATCGGCAACGCCGCGGTCGGCCAGGTCCAGAACGACGTCCTGGGCGAGGTCATGTGCGCGCTCGAGGCGGCGCGGGACGCCGGCCTCGCGGAGACGCGCGACTCGTGGTCGCTGCAGTGCCACCTTCTGGAGGAGCTGCTGCGGAGCTGGCACCTGCCCGACCGTGGCATCTGGGAGGTCCGCGGCGAGCCGCGGCACTTCGTGCACTCGAAGATGATGGCGTGGGCCGCGGTCGACCGTGCCGTGCGCGCCGTCGAGGTGCACGGGCTGCCGGGCCCGGTCGAGCGGTGGCGCGCCGCGCGCGACGAGATCCACGCCGACGTCCTCGAGCACGGCTGGGACCCGGGACGCGGCACGTTCACCCAGTCGTACGGCAGCGCGCACACCGACGCCGCGCTGCTGCAGATGGTGCAGATCGGCTTCCTCCCGCCCGACGACGCCCGCGTGCTCGCCACCGTCCGGACGATCCGCGAGGAGCTGGAGATCGCTCCGGGACTGCTGCTGCGCTACCGCACGGACCGCACGGACGACGGCCTGGCCGGTACCGAGAACGCGTTCCTGGCGTGCTCGTTCTGGCTCGCGGACGCACTCGCCCGGACGCGTCAGGTCGAGGAGGCCGGCGCGGTGCTGGACGTGGCGGTCGGCCTCGCGAACGACGTCGGCCTCCTGGCCGAGCAGTACGACCCCGTGGGGGGCCGCATGGCCGGCAACGTCCCCCAGGCGCTCTCCCACCTGGCTCTGGTGCGCGCCGCGCACAGCCATGCGCAGGCGCATGCGGTCGCGGCCGCGCAGACCAGCGGGAGCGCACGATGA
- a CDS encoding MBL fold metallo-hydrolase, whose protein sequence is MTPDRPADGYDGHVEPGGPTAVRVLDEVVLRKVSVGPLDNNAYLVTCRRDGAQLLVDAAADADRLLALVREGNGAARLDTVVTTHRHGDHLGALRSVVAVTGAHVAAGADDADAVAAAADVPVTRRLHAGDLLVVGHVTLEVVALRGHTPGSVALVYREPEHAAHPGRAHVLTGDSLFPGGVGKTHGPDDFARLWHDVVTHLFDRFDDDTWIYPGHGDDTTLGTERPHLAAWRARGW, encoded by the coding sequence ATGACCCCGGACCGGCCGGCCGACGGGTACGACGGCCACGTGGAGCCCGGAGGCCCGACCGCCGTCCGCGTGCTGGACGAGGTCGTGCTCCGCAAGGTCTCGGTGGGCCCGCTCGACAACAACGCGTACCTGGTCACGTGCCGACGTGACGGCGCGCAGCTGCTGGTCGACGCCGCGGCCGACGCCGACCGCCTGCTCGCCCTGGTCCGCGAGGGCAACGGCGCGGCGCGGCTCGACACGGTCGTCACCACGCACCGGCACGGCGACCACCTGGGCGCGCTGCGGTCGGTCGTCGCCGTCACGGGTGCGCACGTCGCGGCGGGCGCCGACGACGCCGACGCGGTGGCTGCGGCCGCCGACGTCCCGGTCACGCGCCGGCTGCACGCGGGCGACCTGCTCGTCGTCGGCCACGTGACGCTCGAGGTGGTCGCGCTGCGCGGCCACACCCCCGGCTCGGTGGCGCTCGTCTACCGCGAGCCGGAGCACGCGGCGCACCCGGGGCGCGCGCACGTGCTCACGGGTGACTCGCTGTTCCCCGGGGGCGTGGGCAAGACGCACGGTCCCGACGACTTCGCGCGGCTGTGGCACGACGTCGTCACGCACCTGTTCGACCGGTTCGACGACGACACGTGGATCTACCCGGGCCACGGTGACGACACGACACTCGGGACCGAGCGGCCGCACCTGGCCGCGTGGCGCGCCCGCGGGTGGTGA
- a CDS encoding TerC family protein, producing MDVSLPVWILTGVVIVGLIFFDFFAHVRTPHEPTFRESAWWSAVYIALAVVFGIGVGIAAGWDLGTEYFAGYVTEKSLSVDNLFVFLIIMTRFAVPRAYQQKVLLVGVAIALVLRTVFILVGAAAIEQWSWVFYVFGAYLVYTGWSLAREHATEPDENAGNGLLVRWVRRALPTTDEYHGDRLSVRIDGRRVLTPMLLVMVAIGSTDILFALDSIPAIYGLTEEPYIVFTANAFALLGLRQLYFLIGGLLERLVYLSQGLAVILGFIGIKLVLHALHTNEVAFINGGEHVEWAPEIPIWLSLTVILGTLAVATVASLVKTRREDKTPVLTD from the coding sequence GTGGACGTCTCGCTGCCCGTCTGGATCCTCACCGGCGTCGTCATCGTCGGTCTGATCTTCTTCGACTTCTTCGCTCACGTGCGCACGCCGCACGAGCCCACGTTCCGCGAGTCGGCCTGGTGGTCGGCGGTCTACATCGCTCTCGCGGTGGTGTTCGGCATCGGCGTCGGCATCGCCGCCGGGTGGGACCTCGGCACGGAGTACTTCGCGGGGTACGTGACCGAGAAGAGCCTGTCGGTCGACAACCTGTTCGTGTTCCTCATCATCATGACGAGGTTCGCGGTCCCGAGGGCGTACCAGCAGAAGGTGCTCCTGGTCGGCGTCGCGATCGCCCTGGTGCTGCGGACGGTGTTCATCCTGGTCGGCGCGGCGGCGATCGAGCAGTGGTCCTGGGTGTTCTACGTGTTCGGCGCGTACCTCGTCTACACCGGGTGGAGCCTGGCCCGCGAGCACGCGACCGAGCCCGACGAGAACGCCGGCAACGGCCTCCTGGTGCGCTGGGTGCGGCGCGCGCTGCCGACCACCGACGAGTACCACGGCGACCGTCTGTCGGTCCGCATCGACGGACGCCGCGTCCTGACGCCCATGCTCCTGGTGATGGTCGCGATCGGCTCGACCGACATCCTGTTCGCGCTCGACTCGATCCCCGCGATCTACGGCCTGACCGAGGAGCCGTACATCGTGTTCACCGCCAACGCGTTCGCGCTCCTGGGCCTGCGTCAGCTGTACTTCCTCATCGGCGGGCTCCTCGAGCGCCTGGTCTACCTGTCGCAGGGCCTCGCGGTCATCCTGGGCTTCATCGGCATCAAGCTGGTGCTGCACGCGCTGCACACCAACGAGGTCGCGTTCATCAACGGCGGAGAGCACGTCGAGTGGGCGCCCGAGATCCCGATCTGGCTGTCGCTGACGGTGATCCTGGGCACGCTGGCGGTCGCCACGGTCGCGAGCCTGGTCAAGACCCGCCGCGAGGACAAGACGCCCGTCCTGACGGACTGA
- a CDS encoding VOC family protein produces the protein MAIRIQVTFDAAHPPTLGAFWAEALGYVEDAPPPPYTSWDEALDAMGVPLDQRDTAYAVVDPDGVGPRLWFQKVPEEKAGKNRVHLDVNVGAGVPRPERPDAVRARATELEALGARRLYEKDELGSFWVTMQDPEGNEFCLQ, from the coding sequence ATGGCGATCCGCATCCAGGTGACGTTCGACGCCGCCCACCCGCCGACGCTCGGGGCGTTCTGGGCCGAGGCGCTGGGCTATGTCGAGGACGCCCCGCCGCCGCCGTACACGTCGTGGGACGAGGCGCTCGACGCGATGGGCGTGCCGCTCGACCAGCGTGACACCGCCTACGCGGTGGTCGACCCCGACGGCGTGGGTCCGCGGCTGTGGTTCCAGAAGGTGCCCGAGGAGAAGGCCGGCAAGAACCGGGTCCACCTCGACGTGAACGTGGGCGCGGGCGTGCCGCGGCCGGAGCGGCCCGACGCGGTGCGTGCGCGCGCCACCGAGCTCGAGGCGCTCGGGGCCCGGCGGCTGTACGAGAAGGACGAGCTCGGCTCGTTCTGGGTCACGATGCAGGACCCGGAGGGCAACGAGTTCTGCCTCCAGTAG